A portion of the Hylaeus volcanicus isolate JK05 unplaced genomic scaffold, UHH_iyHylVolc1.0_haploid 12237, whole genome shotgun sequence genome contains these proteins:
- the LOC128884431 gene encoding 1-phosphatidylinositol 4,5-bisphosphate phosphodiesterase delta-4-like isoform X1, with protein MNHDSRFFFRFQRQVVVSDAIRELIADVNIDHALSVLSKGQYLQKYCLSRFNHRHYVFFFTDSETLALKWKSRKHSYERTQIPYADIERVVPGVDSDFWRDKPEKQRLHGIEIILHWRKLRFTCSHLANWKIWFAGLLYLQYKTQIEFQPQSMLLHHMLELNWYKMVSTKNGSISFSDLMQFFYKFHYPADKDYIRKLIEVYYPECSTTLNYAVCQKIIRSTLIHVDIMVYFEIYKNKDTNLMTIEGFKKFLVEVQETPQCFLEEEAESMLNLHASLRNEDGMSVLGFNFLLCSELNSIMNLRKQKLNLATMNCPLNQYWISSSHNTYLTRDQMVGKSAVGQYIKALLNGCRCVELDCWNGSEGEPIIYHGHTLTSKISFEAAIRACRDYAFHKSEYPVILSLEMHCSSTQKKRVGEILKNILGSSLYRHPVGAPIPTPLQLLGRFIVKGRVPINLNCRDLHYYEKYDFLNDEDDDYADSGLIYPTDYCVDVPHHLIYDDSSHPSSASVDEENPYFSDLPSQENETHSSLKEYYSLISLRGYALSWFNQQNCGGQMGICSLNEKTFSALARNHSEELAKFHKMHFSRVYPARTRMMSSNFNPMEYWLYGSQMVALNFQAVGLATLMNLGRFRENGGCGYILKPPLLRQPNHVFLPNAKLNPYLLNLVHEFPLRITIQILGAQQLPYTSMLQKWKKKRDTTSTYVVVLLEGIKKDLKIYKTAPVSNKFTKIRWTNEIFVFNITLPSVSLFVFEVRCSDTLGSYFLAGSSLPVSCMRPGIRWVSLFNSNLQLLKWSGLVARVQIKTLPLTF; from the exons atgaaccatgattctcgttttttttttcgttttcaaagACAGGTTGTCGTTTCCGATGCAATTCGTGAATTGATTGCAGATGTTAATATTGATCATGCTTTGTCTGTTCTTTCTAAAggacaatatttacaaaagtacTGTCTCTCACGTTTTAATCAT cgccactatgttttttttttcacggaTAGTGAAACATTGGCGTTAAAATGGAAGTCTAGAAAGCATTCTTATGAAAGAACTCAAATACCTTATGCGGATATCGAACGTGTTGTTCCTGGCGTAGATTCGGATTTTTGGAGA GACAAGCCGGAAAAGCAAAGATTACATGGCattgaaatcattttacaCTGGAGAAAATTACGTTTTACATGTTCTCACTTGGCCAACTGGAAAATTTGGTTTGCGGGTCTACTATATCTTCAATATAAAACGCAAATAGAATTTCAACCTCAATCAATGCTTTTGCATCATATGCTAGAGTTGAATTGGTATAAAATGGTGTCCACTAAAAATG GATCTATAAGCTTTTCTGATTTAATGcagtttttttataaattccaCTATCCCGCTGATAAAGAttacattagaaaattaattgaagtgTATTATCCAGAATGTTCCACGACTTTAAACTATGCCGTTTGTCAAAAG attataCGAAGTACACTAATCCATGTAGATATTATGGTGTATTTTgagatatataaaaacaaagacaCAAATTTGATGACTATAGAGGGGTTCAAAAAGTTTTTAGTAGAGGTTCAAGAAACACCTCAGTGCTTTCTTGAAGAAGAGGCAGAGTCAATGTTAAACCTTCATGCCTCTTTACGTAATGAG gatGGAATGAGTGTTTTGGGTTTTAATTTCCTATTATGTAGTgaattaaattccattatgaatttaagaaaacaaaaattaaaccttgCTACAATGAATTGTCCGTTAAATCAATACTGGATATCATCATCCCATAATACGTATCTAAcaa GAGACCAAATGGTTGGAAAATCCGCTGTAGGACAGTATATCAAAGCGCTTTTGAATGGTTGTCGATGCGTCGAGTTAGATTGTTGGAATGGTAGTGAAGGAGAACCAATAATATATCACGGGCATACTCTAACATCTAAAATATCTTTTGAAGCAGCTATTCGAGCATGTAGAGATTATGCTTTTCAc aaaagtgAGTATCCGGTAATTCTCTCTTTAGAAATGCACTGTTCTTCTACGCAAAAAAAACGTGTtggagaaattttaaaaaatattttaggttcAAGTTTGTACCGTCATCCAG TGGGAGCTCCTATACCAACTCCTCTACAGCTATTAGGACGATTTATTGTAAAAGGACGCGTTCCTATTAACTTAAATTGTAGAGACCTtcattattatgaaaaatatgattttctG AATGATGAAGATGACGATTATGCTGACTCGGGTTTAATTTATCCGACAGATTATTGTGTAGACGTTCCACATCATCTAATATATGATGATAGTTCGCATCCATCGTCCGCTTCAGTAGATGAAGAAAATCCTTATTTCTCTGATCTACCATCACAAG AGAATGAAACACATTCATCGTTGAAAGAATATTACTCATTGATTTCTTTACGAGGCTATGCTTTGTCATGGTTTAATCAGCAAAATTGTGGTGGCC AAATGGGTATTTGTTCATTAAATGAGAAAACCTTTAGTGCACTTGCTCGTAATCATTCAGAAGAATTAgccaagtttcataaaatgCACTTTTCACGAGTGTACCCTGCAA GAACACGTATGATGTCATCGAACTTCAATCCTATGGAATATTGGTTATACGGATCTCAAATGGTTGCTCTGAATTTTCAAGCAGTGGGACTTGCTACCTTAATGAATTTAGGGCGCTTTCGTGAAAACGGTGGTTGTGGATATATCCTAAAACCACCACTTTTAAGACAACCAAATCATGTTTTTTTACCAAATGCTAAACTAAATCcctatcttttaaatttagtaCATGAATTCCCGCTTCGAATAACAATTCAG ATTCTAGGGGCACAACAATTGCCTTACACATCAATGCTCCAAaagtggaaaaagaaaagagataCAACATCAACCTACGTTGTTGTTCTTCTTGAgggtataaaaaaagatttaaaaatatataaaactgcTCCCGTGtcaaataaattcacaaaaattcGGTGGACAAACGAGATTTTTGT ATTTAACATAACTTTGCCAAGTGTGtcgttatttgtttttgaagTTCGATGTAGTGATACTTTGGGGTCTTATTTTTTAGCTGGGTCTTCCCTTCCAGTCTCGTGTATGCGACCGGG AATACGCTGGGTATCTCTTTTCAATTCCAATTTGCAACTGTTGAAGTGGTCCGGACTTGTTGCTCGTGTGCAGATAAAAACACTACCATTAACATTTTAG
- the LOC128884432 gene encoding uncharacterized protein LOC128884432 isoform X2, with the protein MNGKKKVGDIDALQMNTFEASEQHTKNKLTETSVSTDGEQESQATIIKPKRTYRKRVRSGGINKSKKNNSIVLLENNNLPENEIVGERRKELTLWDLVMKKGRSSKTSKDKQEKTCEQDLSLYDATQDIGLFSNVMSKACTKSFETHPMETLQDLFGPNNQSLTQNDYIETPKSIGTSKKKELQESLRLDEDGNLLLDDALFFNKADNSMSNFLMEGRMVVSENYTEGHRTLPFSGAYKRTKASKWTTSDEETFYKALATFGLDLMMVGTWLPHFSSRQIKDKYRTEEKKNLKRIEDALQKRDVITVNNFEMLHGQIDERTHFKPENDSDNAYSTANSQEADNAKSSPVTCKSSFDDLFQLSDTTKMVEHNETEFFDVFDYS; encoded by the exons atgaatggtaaaaaaaaagtaggtGATATTGACGCCTTACAAATGAATACCTTCGAAGCATCAGAACAACAT acaaaaaacaaattaacagAAACGAGCGTATCCACGGATGGAGAGCAAGAATCACAAGCTACTATTATAAAGCCAAAAAGAACATATAGAAAACGCG TCAGGAGTGGAGGAatcaataaaagtaaaaaaaataattcaatcgtTCTATtggaaaataacaatttaccTGAAA ATGAAATAGTAGGTGAACGTCGTAAAGAATTGACATTATGGGATTTGGTTATGAAGAAAGGCCGGTCTTCAAAAACATCGAAGGATAAGCAAGAAAAGACTTGTGAACAAGATTTGTCCTTGTATGATGCAACACAAGACATTGGTTTGTTTAGTAACGTTATGTCAAAAGCTTGTACAAAATCTTTTGAGACACACCCAATGGAAACGTTGCAGGATCTTTTCG GTCCCAATAACCAATCACTTACGCAAAACGACTATATTGAAACCCCGAAATCAATAGGAacgtctaaaaaaaaagagttgcAAG aatcaCTACGTCTTGACGAAGATGGCAACTTATTATTAGATgatgctttattttttaacaaagcaGATAATTCCATGTCCAACTTTCTTATGGAAGGACGTATGGttgtttcagaaaattataCGGAAGGACACaga ACACTTCCTTTTTCTGGAGCTTATAAACGAACGAAAGCAAGCAAATGGACTACTAGTGACGAGGAAAC gttTTATAAAGCTTTAGCAACCTTTGGACTTGACCTTATGATGGTAGGCACATGGCTTCctcatttttcttctcgacaaattaaagataaataccgcacagaagaaaaaaaaaatttaaaacga ATCGAAGACGCTTTACAAAAAAGGGACGTTATtacagtaaataattttgagaTGTTGCACGGTCAAATCGACGAACGAACTCATTTTAAACCGGAGAACGATTCTGACAATGCATACTCTACTGCTAATTCACAAGAAGCGGACAATGCGAAAAGTTCACCAGTGACCTGTAAATCAAGCTTTGacgatttatttcaattaagtGACACCACGAAAATGGTGGAGCATaatgaaacagaatttttcgatgttttcgattattcttaa
- the LOC128884432 gene encoding uncharacterized protein LOC128884432 isoform X1 has protein sequence MNGKKKVGDIDALQMNTFEASEQHTKNKLTETSVSTDGEQESQATIIKPKRTYRKRGKNDQGFNKVCEENDQSIKVRSGGINKSKKNNSIVLLENNNLPENEIVGERRKELTLWDLVMKKGRSSKTSKDKQEKTCEQDLSLYDATQDIGLFSNVMSKACTKSFETHPMETLQDLFGPNNQSLTQNDYIETPKSIGTSKKKELQESLRLDEDGNLLLDDALFFNKADNSMSNFLMEGRMVVSENYTEGHRTLPFSGAYKRTKASKWTTSDEETFYKALATFGLDLMMVGTWLPHFSSRQIKDKYRTEEKKNLKRIEDALQKRDVITVNNFEMLHGQIDERTHFKPENDSDNAYSTANSQEADNAKSSPVTCKSSFDDLFQLSDTTKMVEHNETEFFDVFDYS, from the exons atgaatggtaaaaaaaaagtaggtGATATTGACGCCTTACAAATGAATACCTTCGAAGCATCAGAACAACAT acaaaaaacaaattaacagAAACGAGCGTATCCACGGATGGAGAGCAAGAATCACAAGCTACTATTATAAAGCCAAAAAGAACATATAGAAAACGCGGTAAAAATGATCAAGGTTTTAACAAAGTATGTGAAGAAAACGATCAATCAATAAAAGTCAGGAGTGGAGGAatcaataaaagtaaaaaaaataattcaatcgtTCTATtggaaaataacaatttaccTGAAA ATGAAATAGTAGGTGAACGTCGTAAAGAATTGACATTATGGGATTTGGTTATGAAGAAAGGCCGGTCTTCAAAAACATCGAAGGATAAGCAAGAAAAGACTTGTGAACAAGATTTGTCCTTGTATGATGCAACACAAGACATTGGTTTGTTTAGTAACGTTATGTCAAAAGCTTGTACAAAATCTTTTGAGACACACCCAATGGAAACGTTGCAGGATCTTTTCG GTCCCAATAACCAATCACTTACGCAAAACGACTATATTGAAACCCCGAAATCAATAGGAacgtctaaaaaaaaagagttgcAAG aatcaCTACGTCTTGACGAAGATGGCAACTTATTATTAGATgatgctttattttttaacaaagcaGATAATTCCATGTCCAACTTTCTTATGGAAGGACGTATGGttgtttcagaaaattataCGGAAGGACACaga ACACTTCCTTTTTCTGGAGCTTATAAACGAACGAAAGCAAGCAAATGGACTACTAGTGACGAGGAAAC gttTTATAAAGCTTTAGCAACCTTTGGACTTGACCTTATGATGGTAGGCACATGGCTTCctcatttttcttctcgacaaattaaagataaataccgcacagaagaaaaaaaaaatttaaaacga ATCGAAGACGCTTTACAAAAAAGGGACGTTATtacagtaaataattttgagaTGTTGCACGGTCAAATCGACGAACGAACTCATTTTAAACCGGAGAACGATTCTGACAATGCATACTCTACTGCTAATTCACAAGAAGCGGACAATGCGAAAAGTTCACCAGTGACCTGTAAATCAAGCTTTGacgatttatttcaattaagtGACACCACGAAAATGGTGGAGCATaatgaaacagaatttttcgatgttttcgattattcttaa
- the LOC128884431 gene encoding 1-phosphatidylinositol 4,5-bisphosphate phosphodiesterase delta-4-like isoform X2: MNHDSRFFFRFQRQVVVSDAIRELIADVNIDHALSVLSKGQYLQKYCLSRFNHRHYVFFFTDSETLALKWKSRKHSYERTQIPYADIERVVPGVDSDFWRDKPEKQRLHGIEIILHWRKLRFTCSHLANWKIWFAGLLYLQYKTQIEFQPQSMLLHHMLELNWYKMVSTKNGSISFSDLMQFFYKFHYPADKDYIRKLIEVYYPECSTTLNYAVCQKIIRSTLIHVDIMVYFEIYKNKDTNLMTIEGFKKFLVEVQETPQCFLEEEAESMLNLHASLRNEDGMSVLGFNFLLCSELNSIMNLRKQKLNLATMNCPLNQYWISSSHNTYLTRDQMVGKSAVGQYIKALLNGCRCVELDCWNGSEGEPIIYHGHTLTSKISFEAAIRACRDYAFHKSEYPVILSLEMHCSSTQKKRVGEILKNILGSSLYRHPVGAPIPTPLQLLGRFIVKGRVPINLNCRDLHYYEKYDFLNDEDDDYADSGLIYPTDYCVDVPHHLIYDDSSHPSSASVDEENPYFSDLPSQENETHSSLKEYYSLISLRGYALSWFNQQNCGGQMGICSLNEKTFSALARNHSEELAKFHKMHFSRVYPARTRMMSSNFNPMEYWLYGSQMVALNFQAVGLATLMNLGRFRENGGCGYILKPPLLRQPNHVFLPNAKLNPYLLNLVHEFPLRITIQILGAQQLPYTSMLQKWKKKRDTTSTYVVVLLEGIKKDLKIYKTAPVSNKFTKIRWTNEIFVFNITLPTGSSLPVSCMRPGIRWVSLFNSNLQLLKWSGLVARVQIKTLPLTF, from the exons atgaaccatgattctcgttttttttttcgttttcaaagACAGGTTGTCGTTTCCGATGCAATTCGTGAATTGATTGCAGATGTTAATATTGATCATGCTTTGTCTGTTCTTTCTAAAggacaatatttacaaaagtacTGTCTCTCACGTTTTAATCAT cgccactatgttttttttttcacggaTAGTGAAACATTGGCGTTAAAATGGAAGTCTAGAAAGCATTCTTATGAAAGAACTCAAATACCTTATGCGGATATCGAACGTGTTGTTCCTGGCGTAGATTCGGATTTTTGGAGA GACAAGCCGGAAAAGCAAAGATTACATGGCattgaaatcattttacaCTGGAGAAAATTACGTTTTACATGTTCTCACTTGGCCAACTGGAAAATTTGGTTTGCGGGTCTACTATATCTTCAATATAAAACGCAAATAGAATTTCAACCTCAATCAATGCTTTTGCATCATATGCTAGAGTTGAATTGGTATAAAATGGTGTCCACTAAAAATG GATCTATAAGCTTTTCTGATTTAATGcagtttttttataaattccaCTATCCCGCTGATAAAGAttacattagaaaattaattgaagtgTATTATCCAGAATGTTCCACGACTTTAAACTATGCCGTTTGTCAAAAG attataCGAAGTACACTAATCCATGTAGATATTATGGTGTATTTTgagatatataaaaacaaagacaCAAATTTGATGACTATAGAGGGGTTCAAAAAGTTTTTAGTAGAGGTTCAAGAAACACCTCAGTGCTTTCTTGAAGAAGAGGCAGAGTCAATGTTAAACCTTCATGCCTCTTTACGTAATGAG gatGGAATGAGTGTTTTGGGTTTTAATTTCCTATTATGTAGTgaattaaattccattatgaatttaagaaaacaaaaattaaaccttgCTACAATGAATTGTCCGTTAAATCAATACTGGATATCATCATCCCATAATACGTATCTAAcaa GAGACCAAATGGTTGGAAAATCCGCTGTAGGACAGTATATCAAAGCGCTTTTGAATGGTTGTCGATGCGTCGAGTTAGATTGTTGGAATGGTAGTGAAGGAGAACCAATAATATATCACGGGCATACTCTAACATCTAAAATATCTTTTGAAGCAGCTATTCGAGCATGTAGAGATTATGCTTTTCAc aaaagtgAGTATCCGGTAATTCTCTCTTTAGAAATGCACTGTTCTTCTACGCAAAAAAAACGTGTtggagaaattttaaaaaatattttaggttcAAGTTTGTACCGTCATCCAG TGGGAGCTCCTATACCAACTCCTCTACAGCTATTAGGACGATTTATTGTAAAAGGACGCGTTCCTATTAACTTAAATTGTAGAGACCTtcattattatgaaaaatatgattttctG AATGATGAAGATGACGATTATGCTGACTCGGGTTTAATTTATCCGACAGATTATTGTGTAGACGTTCCACATCATCTAATATATGATGATAGTTCGCATCCATCGTCCGCTTCAGTAGATGAAGAAAATCCTTATTTCTCTGATCTACCATCACAAG AGAATGAAACACATTCATCGTTGAAAGAATATTACTCATTGATTTCTTTACGAGGCTATGCTTTGTCATGGTTTAATCAGCAAAATTGTGGTGGCC AAATGGGTATTTGTTCATTAAATGAGAAAACCTTTAGTGCACTTGCTCGTAATCATTCAGAAGAATTAgccaagtttcataaaatgCACTTTTCACGAGTGTACCCTGCAA GAACACGTATGATGTCATCGAACTTCAATCCTATGGAATATTGGTTATACGGATCTCAAATGGTTGCTCTGAATTTTCAAGCAGTGGGACTTGCTACCTTAATGAATTTAGGGCGCTTTCGTGAAAACGGTGGTTGTGGATATATCCTAAAACCACCACTTTTAAGACAACCAAATCATGTTTTTTTACCAAATGCTAAACTAAATCcctatcttttaaatttagtaCATGAATTCCCGCTTCGAATAACAATTCAG ATTCTAGGGGCACAACAATTGCCTTACACATCAATGCTCCAAaagtggaaaaagaaaagagataCAACATCAACCTACGTTGTTGTTCTTCTTGAgggtataaaaaaagatttaaaaatatataaaactgcTCCCGTGtcaaataaattcacaaaaattcGGTGGACAAACGAGATTTTTGT ATTTAACATAACTTTGCCAA CTGGGTCTTCCCTTCCAGTCTCGTGTATGCGACCGGG AATACGCTGGGTATCTCTTTTCAATTCCAATTTGCAACTGTTGAAGTGGTCCGGACTTGTTGCTCGTGTGCAGATAAAAACACTACCATTAACATTTTAG
- the LOC128884430 gene encoding uncharacterized protein LOC128884430: protein MESKFWQHDSSSSSNDDDGVDENKFIDSESDDETSKKPMATTGRWANMEDSSSDDEEKRVVRSTKDKRWDQLRQTIKAMKNYKTIEDFGELQSGFESLLRYIRKSKTIVDKEGVPPFFIRAIAELESYVTDRFLDKEGLKKMSKGKSISFNILRSKIRKGMEIYRPLVDEYHKNASNFEDDDDDDTLASQDSSSSEEEDSVNLSDTSGSHSSEFADDSDDEDFDSNDSQDYEKKDGDIKRVKFKKGVSRSNDDEEWEASDYENEVMDNSDDDAQQRVLKMWGKKEASEEKSKIKKIKKKTTRSNVVTKVHQETQSQQTTYGRGKSTPILVPGERVDAELLSKKLKEVISLRGRKGFDRSEQIRHLNELSAAAKQISSQCYMEILGHLISAHCDLLLGSFLSTPCTQWSLAFEEIHNALNLLRKDSDCYFSFLLADDDLYAPAEDNLNDLETQTLQPSMFSSTNGLKHQSNPTSSAVSKEAKARLDTSITLTRFLERIDDELMKFLQLTDIHSDDYKLGLHHTVDMVFILWKAYMYFLRKDHEECCCHIALRILEHIYYRSDTIASKMWEIIQKKLDPEDISLLKDAVECPSSIVTLLVKQNLKKSTCRNINVRFLLYVAYSHSLHGRYYQARDLLQSSNIQELASHCNIGTQVFLNRNLVQLGLAAFRLGLTNEAHAYLSEVCAMGRYRELLAQGLSNIPRGMEKNIEQERSEKRRILPYHMHIPSDLVEAVHNICAMLLEVPYMAENVQETVRKPIARNFRRLLEIYDRQMFTGPPENARECIMAATKALQKGDWTTCADHIMSLKFWDSFFDSDNVKKVITERIKQEALNTYLLMYSSMYVSMSTKQLAEMFNLSKTTVHSLVSKMVIHGLLSGSWDEASECILINRIERTPLQRFALQLTDKISQVVEQNETTLFYRNPRHILSQNIIREERQRRFDERWATSDRKTYADNNRLNNSIFNNNTHDYTMTSTRYIPGNPLVSRYQSITVGNTKRR, encoded by the exons ATGGAGTCTAAGTTTTGGCAGCATGATAGCAGTTCTTCTTCTAACGATGATGACGGAGTAGATGAGAATAAGTTTATAGATAGTGAATCCGATGATGAAACG tcTAAAAAACCAATGGCTACCACTGGAAGATGGGCCAATATGGAAGATAGTAGTAGTGATGACGAAGAAAAACGTGTTGTCCGATCTACTAAAGACAAGAGATGGGATCAGTTACGACAAACCATCAAGgctatgaaaaattataagacAATTGAAGACTTTGGAGAATTACAATCAG GTTTCGAGTCATTACTTCGATACATTCGAAAGTCCAAGACGATTGTAGATAAGGAAGGCGttcctccattttttattcgagCTATAGCTGAACTTGAG TCTTATGTAACAGACAGGTTTCTTGATAAAGAGGGGTTAAAGAAAATGTCAAAAGGAAAAAGtattagttttaatattttacgttcTAAAATTCGAAAAGGCATGGAAATATATCGACCATTAGTGGATGAATATCATAAAAATGCTAGTAATTTTGAAGAtgacgatgatgatgataCGCTAGCGAGTCAAGATAGTTCTAGTAGTGAGGAAGAGGACAGTGTCAATTTAAGCGACACAAGTGGTAGCCATAGTAGTGAATTCGCAGATGACAGCGATGACGAAGACTTTGATTCCAATGACTCTCAAGATTATGAGAAGAAAGATGGAGATATAAAGagggttaaatttaaaaag GGAGTGTCTCGCTCGAATGATGATGAAGAATGGGAGGCATCTGATTATGAGAACGAAGTGATGGATAACTCCGATGATGATGCTCAACAACGTGTATTAAAGATGTGGGGGAAAAAGGAAGcttcagaagaaaaatcaaaaattaaaaagattaaaaaaaaaacaacgcgAAGTAATGTAGTAACCAAAGTTCATCAGGAAACACAGTCACAACAAACAACTTATGGTCGTGGTAAATCAACACCTATTTTAGTTCCAGGCGAACGTGTTGATGCTGAATTATTaagcaaaaaattaaaagaagttATATCTTTACGTGGACGTAAAGGGTTTGATCGCTCTGAGCAAATACgacatttaaatgaattgtCTGCTGCGGCAAAACAAATTTCCTCTCAATGTTATATGGAAATATTAGGTCATCTTATAAGCGCTCATTGTGATTTACTTTTAg gcaGCTTTCTTAGTACCCCTTGTACCCAATGGTCTTTAGCATTTGAAGAAATTCATAATGCTTTAAATCTTTTAAGAAAAGATTCtgattgttatttttcttttctactaGCCGACGATGATCTTTACGCTCCAGCAgaagataatttaaatgatttagAAACACAAACTTTACAACCATCTATGTTTTCCTCCACAAACGGGCTAAAGCATCAGTCGAATCCAACATCATCAGCAGTTTCAAAGGAAGCTAAAGCAAGACTCGACACTTCTATTACATTAACACGATTTTTGGAGAGAATAGATGACGAATTAATGAAGTTCCTTCAATTGACAGATATCCATTCAGat GATTATAAATTAGGATTACATCACACTGTTGATATGGTTTTCATTTTATGGAAAGCCTATATGTACTTTTTACGAAAGGATCATGAAGAATGCTGTTGTCATATCGCTTTAAGGATTTTAGAGCACATCTACTATAG aagtGATACAATAGCAAGTAAAATGTGGGAAAtcattcaaaaaaaattggacCCGGAggatatttctttattaaaagatGCAGTGGAATGTCCCTCATCGATTGTGACCCTTTTAGTCAAGCAGAACCTAAAAAAATCAACCTGCCGCAATATCAATGTTCgatttttactttatgttgCTTATTCACATAGTCTTCATGGAAGGTATTATCAAGCTCGAGATTTGCTTCAATCCTCCAATATTCAAGAATTAGCATCCCATTGCAACATAGGGAcacaagtttttttaaatcgtaatCTTGTGCAATTAGGGCTTGCTGCCTTCCGTTTGGGCTTAACGAATGAAGCTCACGCCTATTTATCGGAAGTATGTGCTATGGGACGGTATCGAGAATTGCTAGCTCAAGGTTTGTCGAACATTCCACGtggaatggaaaaaaatattgagcaAGAACGGTCCGAAAAACGTCGTATATTACCGTATCACATGCATATCCCAAGTGATCTTGTTGAAGCGGTACATAATAT ATGTGCGATGTTACTAGAAGTTCCGTATATGGCGGAAAATGTTCAGGAGACTGTGAGAAAGCCTATAGCAAGAAATTTTCGACGGTTACTTGAAATTTATGATAGGCAAATGTTTACAGGTCCGCCTGAAAATGCAAGAGAATGTATAATGGCTGCTACAAAAGCTTTACAAAAAGGAGATTGGACAACGTGCGCTGATCATATTATGTCACTTAAATTTTGGGATTCGTTTTTTGATTCTGATAATGTCAAAAAAGTGATTACAGAACGCATCAAACAAGAAGctttaaatacttatttactTATGTATTCATCCATGTATGTTTCTATGAGTACAAAACAGCTAGCTGAGATGTTCAATTTGTCAAAAACTACAGTGCACTCCCTTGTTAGCAAG atggtGATTCACGGCTTATTATCCGGAAGCTGGGATGAGGCTTCTGAGTGTATATTAATCAATCGTATAGAGCGAACGCCTTTGCAACGCTTCGCACTTCAGCTCACTGATAAAATTTCTCAAGTGGTTGAGCAGAATGAAACAACATTGTTTTATCGAAATCCAAG ACATATATTATCCCAAAATATTATAAGGGAAGAGCGTCAACGTCGTTTTGACGAAAGATGGGCAACGTCTGATCGAAAAACTTATGCAGATAATAATCGACTTAAcaatagtatttttaataataatacacatgATTATACTATGACGTCGACGCGTTATATACCGGGAAATCCTCTAGTATCGCGTTATCAATCTATAACAGTAGGAAATACAAAACGACGATAA